The Pyxidicoccus xibeiensis genome includes a window with the following:
- a CDS encoding DUSAM domain-containing protein → MRPEDHDWHHVQELASRLQQEARSDLTGGERELLLRVAREVAIGDAEATLGTPTGVVDLAIEVSARIREGSRRLSQALVRAHRLLDAGDTAGARKVLQGVLDVEVVPLYRDHAQAELDELG, encoded by the coding sequence ATGCGCCCGGAGGACCATGACTGGCATCACGTCCAGGAACTGGCCAGCCGCCTTCAGCAGGAGGCGCGCTCGGACCTCACGGGTGGAGAACGCGAGCTGCTCCTGCGAGTTGCTCGGGAGGTCGCCATCGGTGACGCGGAAGCGACGCTGGGAACGCCCACGGGCGTCGTGGACCTTGCCATTGAAGTGAGCGCCAGGATCCGAGAAGGCTCCCGGAGGCTGTCTCAGGCACTGGTCAGGGCCCACCGCCTATTAGATGCAGGTGACACTGCGGGCGCGAGAAAGGTGCTCCAGGGAGTACTCGACGTCGAGGTGGTTCCCCTGTACCGCGACCACGCGCAGGCGGAACTCGACGAGCTCGGGTAA
- the tnpB gene encoding IS66 family insertion sequence element accessory protein TnpB (TnpB, as the term is used for proteins encoded by IS66 family insertion elements, is considered an accessory protein, since TnpC, encoded by a neighboring gene, is a DDE family transposase.), producing MLRLPEGVRIWVATAPCDMRKQADGLSALVEGSLGQAPKSGHLFVFFSRRKDFVRILFWGANGYCTVAKRLEAGRFRVPVPVEGQATVHLEARQLAELLALVEAGGRAGRKPAH from the coding sequence ATGCTGAGGCTGCCGGAGGGGGTGCGAATCTGGGTGGCGACGGCGCCGTGCGACATGCGCAAGCAGGCGGACGGGTTGAGCGCGTTGGTGGAGGGCAGCCTGGGGCAGGCGCCGAAGTCGGGGCACCTCTTCGTCTTCTTCTCGAGGCGCAAGGACTTCGTGCGGATTCTCTTCTGGGGCGCCAATGGGTACTGCACCGTCGCCAAGCGGCTGGAGGCGGGGCGGTTCCGGGTGCCGGTGCCCGTGGAGGGCCAGGCCACGGTGCACCTGGAGGCGCGGCAGTTGGCCGAGCTGCTGGCGCTGGTGGAGGCCGGGGGAAGGGCGGGACGCAAGCCGGCGCACTGA
- the tnpC gene encoding IS66 family transposase, translated as MTTPETVADERGTLDEEQQPPGEAKDLEAVRAYMRQLLEAGRGEEAIELLLGLLGQLREAHSSTAVRLKHALRQLYGRKSEKAPAGQLQLLLELLTQPAADAPAADCAAAAGPASHEGDSASSSAPEGQAPKKQSRRPPLRGAKALPAHLERREVVLQPSAEECTCPECGEPRKAFGEEVSQRLELEPARFYVRVEKRPKLSCSRCKEGVATAPASEAPLPGALPGPGLLAQLLVGKYRDGLPLYRQQAIFDQRYGVKLPASTLGDWVAAASDVLPPLVALLKRRTLADWLLHTDDTGVRVLDKDDARGVKRGHLWPYVGQGGNVFVEYTPDWSGKGPQAVLAHFHGYLVVDGYKGYEALFGPASPRTEVGCWMHARRGFERAHQAGDSRGGTVLALVQKLYAVERQATEAALCPEARLGLRLEKSAPVYAELFELLETWAPHVPPKTLLGKAIGYARNRYVPLGRFLEDGRVPVDNGEVERLIRMIALGRKNWLFLGSDEAGRRAASVYSLVLSCYRLGRDPWAYFRDVLPKLGDTRFPASRLKELLPEAWAQQQAQQR; from the coding sequence ATGACGACGCCCGAGACAGTCGCCGACGAGAGGGGCACCCTGGACGAGGAGCAGCAGCCGCCCGGGGAAGCGAAGGACTTGGAGGCGGTGCGCGCGTACATGCGGCAGCTGCTGGAAGCGGGGCGCGGCGAGGAGGCCATTGAGTTGCTGCTGGGGCTATTGGGCCAGCTGCGCGAGGCGCACTCGTCCACGGCGGTGCGGCTGAAGCACGCGCTGCGGCAGTTGTACGGGCGCAAGAGTGAGAAGGCACCGGCGGGCCAGCTGCAGTTGCTGCTGGAGTTGCTCACCCAGCCCGCGGCCGACGCGCCCGCGGCCGACTGCGCCGCGGCGGCCGGGCCCGCCAGCCACGAAGGGGACTCGGCGTCCTCATCCGCCCCGGAAGGCCAGGCGCCGAAGAAGCAGTCCCGGCGCCCGCCCCTGCGCGGCGCGAAGGCGTTGCCGGCGCACCTGGAGCGGCGCGAGGTGGTGCTGCAGCCTTCCGCCGAGGAGTGCACCTGCCCGGAGTGCGGCGAGCCGCGCAAGGCCTTTGGCGAGGAAGTCAGTCAGCGGCTGGAACTGGAGCCGGCGCGCTTCTACGTGCGGGTGGAGAAGCGGCCGAAGCTTTCGTGCTCGCGCTGCAAGGAGGGGGTGGCCACCGCGCCCGCCAGCGAGGCGCCGCTGCCGGGGGCGCTGCCCGGCCCGGGCCTGCTGGCGCAACTGCTGGTGGGCAAGTACCGCGACGGGCTGCCCCTGTACCGCCAGCAGGCCATTTTCGACCAGCGCTACGGCGTCAAGCTGCCCGCCTCCACCCTGGGCGACTGGGTGGCGGCCGCCAGCGACGTGCTGCCGCCGCTGGTGGCGCTGCTCAAGCGCCGCACCCTGGCCGACTGGCTGTTGCACACCGACGACACCGGCGTGCGCGTCCTCGACAAGGACGACGCGCGCGGCGTCAAGCGAGGCCACTTGTGGCCCTACGTCGGCCAGGGCGGCAACGTCTTCGTCGAGTACACCCCCGACTGGAGCGGCAAGGGCCCCCAGGCGGTGCTGGCCCACTTCCACGGCTACCTCGTCGTGGACGGCTACAAAGGCTACGAGGCCCTCTTCGGCCCCGCCTCCCCTCGCACCGAGGTGGGCTGCTGGATGCACGCACGGCGCGGTTTCGAGCGCGCCCACCAGGCCGGCGACTCGCGCGGCGGCACGGTGCTGGCCCTCGTCCAGAAACTCTACGCCGTCGAGCGCCAGGCCACCGAGGCGGCCCTCTGCCCCGAGGCGCGCCTGGGCCTGCGTTTGGAGAAGAGCGCCCCCGTCTACGCGGAGCTCTTCGAGCTGCTGGAGACCTGGGCCCCTCACGTGCCCCCGAAGACGCTGCTGGGCAAGGCCATCGGGTACGCGCGCAACCGCTACGTCCCCTTGGGCCGCTTCCTCGAGGACGGACGCGTGCCGGTAGACAACGGCGAAGTCGAGCGCCTCATCCGAATGATTGCTTTGGGAAGGAAGAACTGGCTTTTCCTCGGCAGCGATGAGGCCGGACGCCGGGCCGCGTCCGTCTACTCCCTCGTGCTCAGCTGCTACCGGCTGGGCAGGGACCCCTGGGCCTACTTCCGCGACGTGTTGCCCAAGCTCGGCGACACCCGCTTCCCGGCCTCCCGTCTCAAGGAACTCCTCCCCGAGGCGTGGGCTCAGCAGCAGGCTCAGCAGCGATAG
- a CDS encoding transposase, which yields MRRHGLPRERLRFWTRRRDGSPETKPALGFVPVEVAPATPREEAVVVEVGGVRVRVDGGASQELVERVLRAVKGVQGC from the coding sequence ATGCGCCGACATGGACTGCCGCGAGAGCGGCTGCGCTTCTGGACGCGGCGGCGCGACGGGAGTCCGGAGACGAAGCCCGCGCTGGGCTTCGTGCCGGTGGAGGTGGCGCCGGCCACGCCGCGCGAGGAGGCGGTGGTGGTGGAGGTGGGCGGGGTACGGGTGAGAGTGGACGGGGGCGCCAGCCAGGAGTTGGTGGAGCGGGTGCTGCGCGCGGTGAAGGGGGTGCAGGGATGCTGA
- a CDS encoding DDE-type integrase/transposase/recombinase gives MLTVRLGGQVVKVFLLVAVLSFSRRLFVRAFLNQRGDDWREGVAAAFVHFGGVPLEVLSDNVRPLVDENNRQAGTVRFHPAWVQFCQDWDAATPEAQGGALGPQRAAWQRRLSRARAPCLGRGLRAPSLEKQRGRAPADARRETT, from the coding sequence ATGCTTACGGTGCGGCTGGGCGGGCAGGTCGTGAAGGTCTTCCTGCTGGTGGCGGTGCTCTCGTTCTCGCGACGCCTCTTCGTGCGCGCCTTCCTCAACCAGCGGGGGGACGACTGGCGCGAGGGCGTGGCCGCGGCCTTCGTGCACTTCGGCGGCGTGCCGCTGGAGGTGCTCTCGGACAACGTCAGGCCGCTGGTTGACGAGAACAACCGGCAAGCGGGCACCGTGCGTTTCCACCCGGCGTGGGTGCAGTTCTGCCAGGACTGGGACGCGGCTACGCCAGAAGCGCAAGGCGGGGCTCTTGGGCCGCAGCGCGCCGCCTGGCAACGACGACTGAGCCGAGCACGAGCTCCGTGCCTCGGACGTGGCCTCCGCGCGCCCTCGCTTGAGAAGCAGCGAGGGCGCGCTCCGGCGGACGCACGCAGGGAAACGACGTAG